The DNA sequence CCAGCCGCGTGCCTTGTCGTCCTCGCGCAGCCCGATCCAGCTGGGCGCCGAGTTGTACGGCGATGCGAGCCCGAGCAGCGACGTTGAAGTCATCAGCCTGATGCTGGCCATGTTGCAACTGGCCGACGTGCCGGACGTGCACATGGACCTCGGGCATGTCGGCATCTACCGCGGTCTGGCCCAGGCGGCCGGTCTGTCGGGTGAAGTCGAGCAGCAGTTGTTCGACGCGTTGCAACGCAAGGCCATCGACGAGGTCATTACCTTGACCGAAGGCCTGCCTGCCGATCTGTCCGGCATGTTGCGCGCGCTGGTCGACCTGTGCGGCGGCCGCGAAGTGCTGAGCGCTGCCCGCGAGCGTCTGGCCAATGCGCCGGCGCCGGTACTGGCGGCGCTGGAAGATTTGCTGGCGATCGCCGAGCGTCTGTCGGTGCGTTTCCCCGAACTGCCGCTGTACTTCGACCTGGGCGAGCTGCGCGGTTATCACTACCACACCGGTGTGGTGTTCGCGGTGTTCGTGCCGGGTGTTGGCCAGTCCATCGCCCAGGGCGGTCGCTACGACGACATCGGCGCCGACTTCGGTCGCGCCCGTCCGGCAACCGGCTTCTCCACCGATT is a window from the Pseudomonas gozinkensis genome containing:
- a CDS encoding ATP phosphoribosyltransferase regulatory subunit — translated: MATVDRWLLPDGIEEVLPPEAARIEVARRQVLDLFQSWGYEFVVTPHIEYLESLLTGAGQDLDLRTFKVIDPQSGRQMGFRADITPQVARIDAHTLRREGPSRLCYAGSVLHAQPRALSSSRSPIQLGAELYGDASPSSDVEVISLMLAMLQLADVPDVHMDLGHVGIYRGLAQAAGLSGEVEQQLFDALQRKAIDEVITLTEGLPADLSGMLRALVDLCGGREVLSAARERLANAPAPVLAALEDLLAIAERLSVRFPELPLYFDLGELRGYHYHTGVVFAVFVPGVGQSIAQGGRYDDIGADFGRARPATGFSTDLKTLVTLGRAEIELPSGGIWMPDSTDAALWQQVCQLRSEGQRVVQALPGQPLAAARDADCDRQLIQQNGLWQVSPLAS